Proteins encoded together in one Lathamus discolor isolate bLatDis1 chromosome 3, bLatDis1.hap1, whole genome shotgun sequence window:
- the SPEG gene encoding striated muscle preferentially expressed protein kinase isoform X4, translating into MPAPSAEQAPCLSLPPCPITAIVPLPCLPIPTLLPPTTFPRPASSPFLPSPSTAPARFACLCPAGLPHPGSCLSLLAAHPCRSQLCQLPQRYLLRELPGHCSAAAGAGGSARGSASLAFCPCVPSPTNVLSPPTPFPPDSETGEDDPSDPQVTQRSELQDETAFSTPTGGSDTLVDASMNTTPTSVLALSQAEERSSWSGSQQTVLEKETEASLSARGPYLRPTAWPQPQGTPRQANAPAPCSAEVRHLGVEPLVRASRANLVGTSWGSEDSLSVASDPYGSAFSLYRGRALSLHVSIPQGGYRRDDPYSGSVSPKPGAEAPRSPAALPLTTKPPIVRSPSPRGGLCLPSSAGATSQPAARGPGVPSSTPVTPRKKSLVPAEYQDTVPEEYEEKIKKPKSSGYSQGSTQESRPQTPMSDASGRISIRASPKLVRAGSKIFERLQYFEERQRSLERSDSPCPMPLRKTRSFDQPGTSSRRPSTLGGSREDVREGGRWEPGSTAACRRLAFRQKAASFDERGKFASRVYAIEHKFAEELTRIKRTVSKQQLRRSQELCKAGLPPAPSPPAASEPAAPCAPRTPSSQGAGGRKALPTKTSPSESTHVIQHLALSSVALVGPDGEPEMGGQRGRKGPARGGAVTGQPAEVEDAGTRKGLQQEVTGEVKKKEQWLLAQATPRGRAPLSQAGPPEGSLCLDGSPASGARTPGAVSEALAARLAVPHGLYRRPEAPMEVRFLPWAKPGMEQEARLERSWTGQHGTGREVERRQTKVSEKKESGRMAQESRSTRSKGKGRRARPTSPELESSDDSYVSAGEDPLEAPIFEIPIQDMAVTVGAEVLLKCIVTANPQPEVSWRKDGVPLRSTTTRPIKAEGERHTLLVRSARVADAGLYTVTASNEVGATCCSAILSVRPAPAVERHGSLPPPLGQASPITSDEEYLSPLEEFPESSTPQHRSAMKLQPRAEHGAAHGSPQSTFKAAPTFEVSLSDQSVLEGQDVSMSVRVRGEPKPIIYWLRNRQPVKYGRRHHAEEAEGVRGLFTLHILAAEHSDTGFYTCKAVNEYGTKQCEAKLEVRARPECQSLAIVVPLQDLVVGAGELALFECMVAGPPDMDVDWLSRGRLLQPALLKCKMHFDGRKCKLLLTSVHEDDSGIYTCKLSTAKDELTCSARLTVQPSVQPLFTRKLEDVDVVEGRTARFDCMISGTPTPTVTWTHFGQPVQEGENVRIQRDGGLHSLVIVHVGSEDEGQYVVTARNNHGHVECSAELYVEEPRPSAASQISKLEKMPSIPEEPEQVEMETECFTMPDFLKPLHNLDVVESKEAVLECQVAGLPYPSITWFHNGSRIDSTDDRKMMQYKDIHRLVFTSVSHAHAGVYKSVIANKVGKATCYAHLYVTDVVPTPPDGPPNVALVTGRAITLTWNKPKWLDSAIDPKSVTYTVQMQVLGTTQWLVLVAGVQGTTYTVHGLTKGAQYLFRVITATPKTNSKPSPPVGPVQLLDRGPYLEEAPVILDKPDVVYVVEGQPASITITINHVEATVTWKRGGQVLGELEGVCEVTMPDDDQHCLRLLCVGRGAAGPLTCEVSNSHGTARCTLRLRLAEAPRFESIMEDIDAQEGETPRFAVVVEGKPLPDIMWYKDGELLEESSHLSFVYEDNECSLVVLGAAEPDSGVYTCTAKNLAGEVSCKAELVVRAAQPAADASTEEEALHKARRLTDYYDVHEEIGRGAFSYLRRVTEKSSHLDFAAKFVPGRTKAKQSARRELHILSQLDHERIVFFHDAFEKKNAVIMVMELCAEEELLDRMARKTSVCESEVRSYMRQILEGLCYLHQHMVLHLDIKPENLLMADSNSEQVRICDFGNAQELTPKEPQYCKYGTPEFVGPEIVNQSPVSSVTDIWPVGVIAYLCLTGISPFVGENDKTTLMNIRNYNVAFEERMFQGLTREAKGFVIKVLVNDRLRPNAEQTLEHPWFKTLAKGKVISTDHLKLFLSRRKWQRSQISYKCNMVLRPIPELLEDTSNHLSIAVPRHLKESPALSSSSDSDDLDELPFIPMPHQVEFSGSRMSLNEIPTDDEAIGPPEGTWQEGVAQGDVSVMEWQSQGTGKPAAGLGKRPRGTVPRRASMEAEAPGSSDEEAPEAQKRPEYPRKAMRKGSSLESPGSTRRGELKRGGSADSALLPGTTERAEPGREPRRPLAKAASMELPRRKGTFGEDDHAQRLELMRQRLLRSGAGDGKVSGLRGPLLETLGVGPDKKVPRPTRLEPPAPAVPRLVRAASSEATSPRLLPTERRLQKSSSFSHGDAEPVVRHRRSGAPLEIPVAHMEAQRLKESPSLSALSDARPPVPLDAHGPPAPAAVEVPAPQAPTAKAALGRRQTPEQRSQPGASATATTTGKKPMARGQEEKTPTKAAGDSGEGTARTGTPAPSLPAAPGTQGPQTSSYAKVMQAMGATQGGEPATEQASQPPLATPTEHSVPTPAPAPGSGREAKPSGSSSSLLIQDIDSEEVFEAKFKRGRESSLSRGLKLLTRSQSEDRHLAGPPDDGIYRPMPAGVPLEMRRDRPSGLVAKSKSVQDLHEVEKDRGFIRRMSVLLKRTPPAERKKSRGEDGGSETPSGRRRLSWSLALGSSKERRDSESLKSEPGGGGESPVVAVRRKISATVERFSARLRSVSDERQEGEGPAELRRTSSEGESLRPGPAPAPAPSSESLRSEGSTSSAKGPWVPTGGGERQKRSRWERWGLSRSKEKVSSQPSIPSSLLREEGPAAGRPHVPSESDFPPIFHIKLKDQVLLEGEALTLCCLPAGSPTPRILWMKDKRSLQPDNMLNVVSCKDGRQMLTIAKVSRKDAGLYECAAANTLGTAISSCTLAVARLPGRPGTPEIPQKYKNTVLVLWKPAESKAPCTYTLERRLDGEHEWKIISTGIIDCYFNVTELPPGSTARFRVACVNKAGQGPYSAPSGKVHLEAEDAQAAPAKDIAVPVPEKVASSRSTQTPMGQLEPPATRPPPTTPPRKHKGAVQKADGAEQEGAPPVVLQPPAPREEGPQPDPELPPSITVCVPPELMFTPPRTVASPHTETPTQGSPTPPTDTSPTPQAPSPSKLSPASLVSTTPSSASTVSPTPNAVPTRKMPTYMVTSFVSMPPTSPPTQETTTSPPSSKEPPSSKEPPPSKEPPSSKEPPAETGVPGAKDSTVLRQGVPQKPYTFLDEKARGRFGVIRLCKENATGKLFMAKIVPYEAERKQSVLQEYEILKALHHERIMALHEAYITPRYLVLICENCAGKEILYSIVDRFRYSEDDVVSYVLQLLQGLEYLHSRRIVHLDIKPDNIVISGMNSLKIIDFGSAQTYNPLVLRQLGRRVGTLEYMSPEVVKGDPVGSAADVWGVGVLTYIMLSGRSPFFELDPIETENRILAGRFDAFKLYPNVSQSAALFIRKVLAVHPWSRPTVKDCFANTWLQDAYLMKLRRQTLTFTTNRLKEFLVEHQRRRSEAVTKHKVLLRSYQGGQPPGPQ; encoded by the exons GGGTCTGCAAGGGGCAGCGCCAGCCTGGCcttctgtccctgtgtcccctcACCCACTAATGTCCtgtccccccccaccccgtttCCCCCAGACTCGGAGACAGGCGAGGATGATCCCAGTGACCCCCAGGTGACACAGCGCAGTGAGCTCCAGGATGAGACGGCCTTCAGCACCCCCACGG GTGGGTCTGACACCCTCGTGGACGCCTCCATGAACACAACTCCGACCTCTGTACTGgccctgtcacaggcagagGAGCGCTCGAGCTGGTCGGGCAGCCAGCAGACGGTGCTAGAGAAGGAGACGGAAGCCAGCCTCTCCGCACGGGGACCCTACCTCCGCCCCACTGCCTGGCCACAGCCGCAGGGAACCCCAAGGCAAGCAAACGCGCCGGCCCCGTGCAGCGCCGAGGTCCGGCACCTGGGCGTGGAGCCACTGGTGCGGGCATCACGGGCTAATCTGGTGGGCACGAGCTGGGGGTCAGAGGATAGCCTTTCGGTGGCCAGCGACCCCTACGGCAGCGCCTTCAGCCTGTACCGAGGACGGGCGCTCTCGCTCCACGT cagcatcccccagGGGGGCTACCGAAGAGATGACCCCTACAGCGGCTCTGTCTCTCCAAAGCCCGGTGCTGAGGCCCCAAGGTCCCCCGCTGCTCTGCCACTGACCACCAAGCCACCCATCGTTCGCTCACCATCTCCCCGCGGTGGTCTGTGCCTGCCATCATCCGCTGGTGCCACGTCCCAGCCTGCTGCCCGTGGCCCTGGCGTCCCTTCCTCCACACCCGTCACCCCCCGCAAGAAGTCCTTGGTGCCGGCTGAGTACCAGGACACTGTCCCTGAGGAGTACGAAGAGAAGATCAAGAAGCCCAAGTCCTCAGGGTACTCGCAGGGCAGCACACAAGAGTCCCGTCCCCAGACACCCATGAGCGACGCCTCTGGACGCATCTCCATCCGGGCATCCCCCAAGCTGGTGCGCGCCGGCTCCAAGATCTTCGAGAGGCTGCAGTACTTTGAGGAGCGGCAGAGGAGCCTGGAGAGGTCGGACAGCCCCTGCCCCATGCCCTTGCGCAAGACACGTTCCTTCGACCAGCCAGGCACCAGCTCGCGCCGTCCCAGCACGCTGGGTGGCTCGCGGGAGGACGTGCGCGAAGGCGGCCGCTGGGAGCCGGGCAGCACGGCGGCATGCCGGCGTTTGGCCTTCCGGCAGAAAGCCGCATCCTTTGACGAGCGCGGCAAGTTCGCCAGCCGCGTCTACGCCATTGAGCACAAGTTTGCGGAGGAGCTGACCCGCATCAAGCGGACGGTCTCCAAGCAGCAGCTGCGGCGCTCCCAAGAGCTGTGCAAAGCCGGGctgcccccagcaccctcacccCCAGCGGCCAGTGAGCCTGCTGCCCCCTGCGCACCCCGCACCCCCTCCTCACAGGGCGCCGGTGGGCGCAAGGCACTGCCAACAAAGACCTCGCCATCGGAGAGCACACACGTCATCCAACACTTGGCACTTTCCAGTGTGGCACTGGTGGGACCTGATGGGGAGCCAGAGATGGGAGGGCAGCGTGGGAGGAAAGGCCCAGCGCGGGGCGGTGCAGTGACCGGTCAGCCTGCTGAGGTGGAGGATGCAGGCACCAGGAAGGGTCTGCAGCAAGAAGTCACTGGGGAAGTGAAGAAGAAGGAGCAGTGGCTGTTAGCACAAGCCACCCCACGGGGACGGGCACCGCTGTCACAGGCGGGTCCCCCTGAAGGCAGCCTATGCCTAGACGGGAGCCCTGCCAGTGGAGCCCGTACCCCTGGGGCAGTGAGTGAAGCCCTGGCTGCCCGGCTGGCTGTGCCCCACGGACTGTACCGGCGGCCAGAGGCACCCATGGAGGTGCGGTTCCTGCCCTGGGCGAAGCCGGGGATGGAACAGGAGGCTCGCCTGGAGAGGAGCTGGACAGGGCAGCACGGCACGGGCAGGGAGGTGGAGAGAAGGCAGACGAAAGTGTCGGAGAAGAAAGAGAGTGGCCGGATGGCTCAAGAAAGCAGGAGCACACGGAGCAAGGGGAAGGGGCGCCGAGCCAGGCCCACCTCTCCAGAGCTAG AGTCCTCCGATGACTCCTATGTTTCTGCGGGTGAAGACCCCCTGGAAGCCCCCATCTTTGAGATCCCCATCCAGGACATGGCGGTGACTGTGGGGGCAGAGGTGCTACTCAAGTGCATTGTTACTGCCAACCCCCAGCCAGAAG TGTCCTGGAGGAAGGACGGGGTCCCGCTGCGGAGCACCACGACGCGGCCCATCAAGGCAGAGGGCGAGCGCCATACCCTGCTCGTCCGAAGCGCCCGGGTGGCCGACGCTGGCCTCTACACCGTCACCGCGTCCAACGAGGTGGGAGCGACCTGCTGCAGTGCCATCCTCAGCGTGCGGCCAG CCCCCGCCGTGGAGCGGCATGGGAGCTTGCCCCCGCCCCTCGGCCAGGCCAGCCCCATCACCTCGGACGAGGAGTACCTGAGCCCCCTGGAAGAGTTCCCTGAGTCCAGCACCCCCCAGCACCGATCAGCCATGAAGCTGCAGCCTAGAGCAGAGCATGGGGCTGCCCATGGCTCCCCACAGAGCACTTTCAAGGCTGCACCCACCTTTGAG GTGTCCCTGTCGGACCAGTCAGTGCTGGAGGGGCAGGATGTCAGCATGAGTGTCCGCGTCCGTGGGGAGCCCAAGCCCATCATTTACTG GCTGAGGAACCGGCAGCCAGTGAAGTACGGCCGCCGGCACCACGCAGAGGAGGCGGAGGGGGTGCGGGGCCTCTTCACACTGCAcatcctggctgcagagcacagtgaCACCGGCTTCTACACCTGCAAGGCCGTCAACGAGTATGGCACCAAGCAGTGTGAGGCTAAGCTGGAAGTCAGAG CTCGCCCCGAGTGCCAGTCCCTGGCCATCGTGGTTCCCCTGCAGGACTTGGTGGTCGGGGCGGGGGAGCTGGCACTCTTTGAGTGCATGGTGGCTGGCCCGCCAGACATGGACGTGGACTGGCTGTCGCGGggccggctgctccagcccgcCCTGCTCAAATGCAAGATGCATTTTGACGGGCGCAAGTGCAAGCTGCTGCTCACCTCCGTGCACGAGGACGACAGCGGGATCTACACCTGCAAGCTCAGCACTGCCAAAG ATGAGCTGACCTGCAGCGCCCGGCTGACGGTGCAGCCCTCTGTGCAGCCACTCTTCACCCGCAAGCTGGAGGATGTGGACGTGGTGGAAGGGCGGACGGCACGGTTTGACTGCATGATCAGTGGGACTCCCACCCCGACAGTCACCTGGACTCATTTTG GCCAGCCGGTGCAGGAGGGGGAGAATGTGCGGATTCAGCGGGATGGAGGGCTGCATTCGCTGGTCATCGTGCATGTGGGCAGTGAGGACGAAGGGCAGTATGTGGTGACTGCTAGGAATAACCATGGCCATGTGGAGTGCTCTGCTGAGCTCTACGTGGAGGAGCCGCGGCCATCTGCTGCCTCCCAAAT CTCCAAGTTGGAGAAGATGCCATCAATCCCAGAGGAGCCAGAGCAGGTGGAGATGGAGACGGAGTGCTTCACCATGCCTGATTTCCTGAAGCCACTGCACAATCTGGATGTGGTGGAGTCCAAAGAGGCTGTACTGGAGTGCCAGGTGGCTGGGCTGCCTTACCCCTCTATCACCTGGTTCCACAATGGCTCCCGCATCGACAGCACTGACGACCGCAAGATGATGCAGT ATAAGGATATCCATCGCCTGGTGTTCACATCTGTCAGCCACGCGCATGCAGGTGTCTATAAAAGCGTCATTGCCAACAAAGTGGGGAAGGCCACGTGCTACGCGCATCTCTACGTCACCG ATGTGGTGCCGACCCCTCCAGATGGCCCCCCCAACGTGGCCTTGGTGACCGGCAGAGCCATCACACTGACCTGGAACAAGCCCAAGTGGCTGGACTCTGCCATAG ACCCCAAGTCAGTGACCTACACGGTGCAAATGCAAGTGCTGGGCACGACGCAGTGGCTGGTGCTGGTGGCCGGTGTGCAAGGCACCACCTACACGGTGCATGGTCTGACCAAGGGTGCCCAGTACCTCTTCCGTGTCATCACTGCCACCCCCAAGACCAACAGCAAGCCGTCCCCACCTGTAGGGCCTGTGCAGCTCCTGGACCGTG GTCCCTACCTGGAGGAGGCCCCGGTCATCCTGGACAAGCCAGACGTGGTGTACGTGGTGGAGGGCCAGCCAGcctccatcaccatcaccatcaaCCACGTGGAGGCTACCGTCACCTGGAAGAG GGGCGGGCAGGTGCTGGGGGAGCTGGAGGGCGTGTGCGAGGTGACGATGCCAGACGACGACCAGCACTGCCTGCGGCTGCTGTGCGTGGGGCGAGGGGCTGCGGGGCCACTGACCTGCGAGGTGAGCAACAGCCATGGCACTGCCCGCTGCACCCTGCGGCTCCGCCTCGCAG AGGCACCCCGCTTTGAGTCCATCATGGAGGACATCGATGCCCAGGAAGGGGAGACACCACGCTTTGCCGTGGTGGTGGAGGGGAAACCACTGCCAGACATCATGTGGTACAAG GatggggagctgctggaggagagcagCCACCTGAGCTTCGTGTATGAGGACAACGAGTGCTCCCTGGTGGTGCTGGGCGCTGCCGAGCCCGACAGCGGCGTCTACACCTGCACGGCCAAGAACCTGGCTGGGGAGGTGTCCTGCAAGGCGGAGCTGGTGGTGCGCGCAG cccagcccGCTGCCGACGCCAGCACGGAGGAGGAGGCGCTGCACAAGGCCCGACGCCTGACTGACTACTACGATGTGCATGAGGAGATCGGGAG GGGGGCCTTCTCCTACCTGCGGAGGGTGACAGAGAAGAGCAGCCATCTGGACTTTGCTGCCAAGTTTGTCCCCGGGAGGACCAAGGCCAAGCAGTCAGCACGGCGGGAGCTGCACATCCTCTCGCAGCTGGATCACGAGCGCATCGTCTTCTTCCACGATGCCTTCGAGAAGAAGAACGCTGTCATCATGGTCATGGAGCT CTGTGctgaggaggagctgctggacaGGATGGCGAGGAAGACCTCAGTGTGTGAGTCAGAG GTCCGGTCCTACATGCGGCAGATCCTGGAGGGGCTCTGCTATCTGCACCAGCACATGGTCCTGCACCTGGACATCAAA CCAGAAAACCTCCTGATGGCGGATTCGAACAGCGAACAGGTCCGGATCTGTGACTTCGGCAACGCACAGGAGCTGACACCCAAGGAGCCACAGTACTGCAAATACGGCACCCCCGAGTTCGTGGGCCCTGAGATCGTCAACCAGAGCCCTGTCTCCAGTGTCACTGACATCTG GCCTGTGGGGGTCATCGCCTACCTCTG CCTAACGGGGATCTCCCCCTTCGTGGGGGAGAATGATAAGACAACGCTGATGAACATTCGTAACTACAACGTGGCCTTTGAGGAGAGGATGTTTCAGGGGCTCACCCGGGAAGCAAAGGGATTTGTCATCAAAGTGCTGGTCAATGACAGGCT GAGGCCCAATGCGGAGCAGaccctggagcatccctggtTCAAG ACTCTGGCCAAGGGGAAGGTCATCAGCACCGATCACCTAAAGCTCTTCCTCTCCCGCAGGAAATGGCAG CGCTCGCAGATCAGCTACAAGTGCAACATGGTGCTGCGGCCGATCCcggagctgctggaggacaCGTCCAACCACCTCTCCATCGCTGTGCCCCGGCACCTCAAAGAGTCACCAGCGCTGTCATCCTCCTCAGACTCGGATGACCTGGATGAGCTGCCCTTCATCCCCATGCCACACCAGGTGGAGTTCTCTGGCTCCCGCATGTCGCTCAATGAGATCCCCACGGACGATGAGGCCATCGGGCCACCTGAGGGGACATGGCAGGAGGGGGTCGCTCAGGGGGACGTCTCTGTAATGGagtggcagagccagggcacgGGGAAGCCTGCAGCGGGCCTGGGGAAGCGACCAAGGGGCACTGTGCCCCGGCGGGCAAGCATGGAAGCGGAGGCGCCTGGCTCCTCTGACGAAGAAGCCCCCGAAGCCCAGAAGCGGCCCGAGTACCCCCGCAAAGCCATGAGGAAGGGCTCCAGCCTGGAGTCCCCGGGGAGCACCCGGCGGGGAGAGCTGAAGCGGGGCGGCTCGGCTGACAGCGCCCTGCTGCCGGGGACCACGGAGCGCGCCGAGCCGGGCCGGGAGCCGCGCCGGCCCCTGGCCAAGGCGGCCTCCATGGAGCTGCCGCGGCGGAAGGGGACCTTTGGGGAGGACGATCACGCCCAGCGCCTGGAGCTGATGCGCCAGCGGCTGCTGCGGAGCGGCGCCGGGGACGGCAAGGTCAGCGGCCTGCGGGGCCCCCTCCTGGAGACCCTGGGGGTCGGCCCTGACAAGAAGGTCCCGAGGCCGACCCGGCTGGAGCCGCCGGCGCCGGCGGTGCCACGGCTGGTGCGGGCAGCGTCCAGCGAGGCCACCTCGCCGCGCCTCCTCCCCACCGAGCGccggctgcagaagagcagctccTTCAGCCACGGGGATGCCGAGCCTGTCGTCCGGCACCGCCGCTCCGGCGCGCCCCTGGAGATCCCGGTGGCACACATGGAGGCCCAGCGGCTCAAGGAGTCCCCTTCGCTCTCAGCTCTCTCCGACGCCCGGCCCCCAGTGCCGCTGGATGCCCATGGCCCACCAGCGCCCGCTGCAGTAGAGGTGCCCGCCCCCCAGGCCCCCActgccaaggctgccctggggaggaggcagacaCCTGAGCAGCGCAGCCAGCCCGGGGCCAGTGCCACTGCCACCACCACAGGGAAGAAGCCTATGGCAAGGGGTCAAGAGGAGAAGACACCCACCAAGGCTGCTGGAGACAGCGGGGAGGGAACCGCCAGAACAGGAACACCCGCTCCATCACTGCCCGCGGCCCCAGGCACCCAAGGCCCCCAGACATCTTCCTACGCCAAGGTCATGCAAGCTATGGGAGCCACACAAGGTGGGGAGCCAGCCACAGAGCAAGCCTCCCAGCCCCCTCTGGCCACCCCTACTGAGCACTCCGTGCcaacaccagcaccagcaccaggatCAGGGAGGGAGGCGAAGCCTTCTGGCTCCTCCAGCTCGCTGCTCATCCAGGACATCGACTCGGAGGAGGTCTTTGAGGCCAAGTTCAAGCGGGGCCGGGAGTCGTCGCTCAGCAGGGGGCTGAAGCTCCTCACCCGCTCCCAGTCTGAGGACCGGCACCTGGCTGGCCCCCCAGATGATGGCATCTACCGCCCCATGCCAGCCGGCGTGCCCCTGGAGATGCGCAGGGACCGGCCCTCCGGGCTGGTGGCCAAGTCCAAGTCAGTGCAGGACCTGCACGAGGTGGAGAAGGATAGGGGCTTCATCCGGAGGATGTCCGTGCTGCTCAAACGGACCCCAcctgcagagaggaagaagagcagaGGGGAGGATGGAGGCAGCGAGACCCCATCCGGCAGGCGCCGCTTGTCCTGGAGCCTGGCCTTGGGCAGCTCCAAGGAGCGGAGAGACTCAGAGAGCCTCAAGTCGGAGCCGGGGGGTGGCGGGGAGTCACCGGTGGTGGCCGTGCGGAGGAAGATCAGTGCCACGGTGGAGCGGTTCTCCGCGCGGCTGCGCAGCGTGTCGGATGAGCGGCAGGAGGGCGAGGGGCCCGCTGAGCTCCGCCGCACCAGCTCCGAGGGGGAAAGCCTGCGGCCGGGCCCCGCCCCGGCACCCGCACCCTCCTCTGAGTCCCTGCGCTCGGAaggcagcaccagctctgccaAAG GACCCTGGGTGCCCACAGGTGggggtgagaggcagaaacGGTCCCGCTGGGAGCGCTGGGGGCTCTCACGGAGCAAGGAGAAGGTGTCCTCGCAGCCCAGCATCCCCTCCAGCCTGCTGCGGGAGGAGGGACCCGCTGCCGGCCGGCCGCATGTGCCCAGTGAATCTG ATTTCCCACCCATTTTCCACATCAAGCTGAAGGaccaggtgctgctggagggcGAGGCTCTGaccctctgctgcctgccagcgGGCAGCCCTACCCCCAGGATCCTCTGGATGAAAG ACAAGAGGTCCTTGCAGCCAGACAACATGCTGAACGTCGTCTCCTGCAAGGATGGCCGGCAGATGCTCACCATCGCCAAGGTCTCCAGGAAGGATGCGGGGCTGTATGAGTGTGCAGCTGCCAACACCCTGGGCACAGCCATCAGCTCCTGCACCCTGGCTGTGGCAC GGCTCCCTGGGCGGCCAGGCACCCCGGAGATCCCCCAGAAGTACAAGAACACGGTGCTGGTGCTGTGGAAGCCTGCAGAGAGCAAAGCCCCCTGCACCTACACACTGGAGCGCAGGCTGGATG GGGAGCACGAGTGGAAGATCATCAGCACCGGCATCATCGACTGCTACTTCAATGTGACAGAGCTGCCCCCCGGGAGCACCGCCAGGTTCCGAGTGGCCTGTGTCAACAAGGCTGGGCAGGGGCCCTACAGTGCCCCGTCGGGGAAGGTGCACCTTGAGGCAGAAG ACGCCCAAGCTGCCCCAGCCAAGGACATCGCTGTCCCTGTCCCCGAGAAGGTGGCTTCCAGCCGATCGACTCAGACACCCATGGGGCAGCTGGAGCCTCCAGCCACGCGGCCCCCTCCCACCACGCCGCCCCGCAAGCACAAGGGAGCAGTGCAGAAGGCAGatggggcagagcaggaaggtgcCCCCCCCGTGGTCCTCCAGCCCCCTGCACCTCGTGAAGAGGGGCCACAGCCAGACCCTGAGCTCCCACCCAGCATCACTGTCTGCGTGCCCCCCGAGCTGATGTTCACCCCCCCTCGGACTGTTGCCTCACCCCACACAGAGACCCCCACCCAGGGctcccccacaccccccacGGACACGTCCCCGACACCCCAGGCTCCATCTCCTTCCAAGTTATCCCCCGCTTCCCTGGTGTCGACCACTCCCAGCTCAGCCTCCACGGTGTCTCCCACCCCCAATGCTGTGCCCACACGGAAGATGCCCACCTACATGGTCACCTCCTTTGTCTCCATGCCCCCCACATCGCCCCCTACACAGGAGACCACCACCAGCCCCCCATCCTCCAAGGAGCCTCCATCCTCCAAGGAGCCTCCACCCTCCAAGGAGCCTCCATCCTCCAAGGAGCCTCCAGCTGAGACTGGGGTCCCAGGGGCAAAAGACAGCACTGTGCTGCGGCAGGGTGTCCCCCAGAAGCCATACACGTTCTTGGACGAGAAGGCGAG GGGCCGTTTCGGTGTGATCCGGCTGTGCAAGGAGAATGCCACGGGCAAGCTCTTCATGGCCAAGATCGTGCCCTATGAGGCAGAGCGGAAGCAGAGCGTGCTGCAGGAGTACGAGATCCTCAAGGCACTGCACCACGAGCGCATCATGGCCCTGCACGAGGCGTACATCACTCCCCGCTACCTAGTGCTCATCTGTGAGAACTGTGCTGGCAAGGAGATCCTCTACAGCATCGTGGACAG GTTTCGCTACTCAGAGGATGATGTGGTGAGCTACGTGctacagctgctgcagggcctCGAGTACCTGCACAGCCGCCGCATCGTGCACCTTGACATCAAGCCGGACAACATCGTCATCTCAGGCATGAATTCACTGAAAATCATCGACTTTGGCAGCGCCCAGACCTACAACCCCCTCGTGCTGCGGCAGCTGGGGCGGCGTGTCGGCACCCTGGAGTACATGT CGCCAGAGGTGGTGAAGGGAGATCCAGTGGGCTCTGCAGCAGATGTCTGGGGCGTTGGTGTCCTCACCTACATCAT GCTCAGTGGGCGGTCACCGTTCTTTGAACTGGACCCCATTGAGACAGAGAACCGCATCCTGGCGGGGCGCTTTGATGCCTTCAAGCTGTACCCCAACGTCTCGCAGAGTGCTGCCCTCTTCATCCGCAAGGTCCTCGCCGTCCACCCCTG gagCCGCCCCACGGTGAAGGACTGCTTTGCCAACACGTGGCTCCAGGATGCCTACCTGATGAAGCTGCGCCGCCAGACCCTGACCTTCACCACCAACCGCCTCAAGGAGTTCCTGGTGGAGCACCAGCGGCGCCGCAGTGAAGCTGTCACCAAGCACAAGGTCTTACTCCGCTCCTACCAGGGCGGCCAGCCACCGGGGCCACAGTAG